From a single Mycolicibacterium mengxianglii genomic region:
- the nuoE gene encoding NADH-quinone oxidoreductase subunit NuoE, with product MTTVDLFLGQHPDEAGPPVGGPAAYPSDVETRLSADAKSILAKYPYPRSALLPLLHLVQSEDGYLTAAGIAFCAQQLQLTDAEVTSVATFYSMYRRTPTGRYLVGVCTNTLCAIMGGDAILAHLERHLGLHAGQTTDDGAVTLEHVECNAACDYAPVVMVNWEFYDNQTPSSAADLVDSLRTGTPTPPSRGAPLCTFSETARTLAGLTAPQLAATGPGPATLAGLQIANSQGMRAPEPAEVPDTGTDTDRSDSDPDEAAVESTRDHPAPAPSATVPAEPSTEETDPSTTDSGA from the coding sequence ATGACTACCGTCGACCTTTTCCTGGGCCAGCATCCCGACGAGGCCGGCCCGCCGGTGGGTGGACCGGCTGCCTACCCCTCCGATGTCGAAACGCGGCTCTCGGCGGACGCGAAGTCGATCCTCGCCAAGTACCCGTATCCACGCTCGGCGCTGCTGCCCCTGCTGCACCTGGTGCAGAGCGAGGACGGTTATCTCACCGCTGCCGGTATTGCCTTCTGCGCCCAGCAGTTACAACTGACCGATGCCGAGGTCACCTCGGTGGCCACGTTCTACTCGATGTACCGCCGGACGCCGACCGGCCGCTACCTGGTGGGGGTCTGCACCAACACCCTGTGCGCCATCATGGGCGGCGACGCGATCCTCGCCCACCTGGAACGTCACCTCGGTTTGCACGCCGGGCAGACCACCGACGACGGGGCGGTGACCCTGGAACACGTGGAATGCAACGCCGCCTGTGACTACGCACCGGTGGTCATGGTCAATTGGGAGTTTTACGACAACCAAACACCCTCCAGCGCAGCCGATCTCGTCGACAGCCTGCGAACCGGCACGCCCACCCCGCCGAGCCGGGGGGCACCCCTGTGCACCTTTTCCGAGACCGCCCGCACACTCGCCGGCCTGACCGCACCGCAGCTAGCGGCGACCGGGCCGGGCCCCGCCACGCTGGCGGGGCTGCAGATCGCCAACAGTCAGGGCATGCGCGCTCCCGAGCCTGCCGAAGTCCCGGACACCGGCACCGACACAGACCGGTCGGACTCCGACCCCGACGAAGCCGCAGTGGAATCCACCCGTGACCACCCCGCACCGGCACCGTCGGCGACCGTCCCCGCGGAACCGTCGACCGAGGAAACCGACCCGTCGACCACGGATTCAGGGGCCTGA
- the nuoF gene encoding NADH-quinone oxidoreductase subunit NuoF: MTPATPLTPVLSRFWDDEQPWTLETYRRHEGYQALATALAMPPDDVIALVKESGLRGRGGAGFPTGTKWSFIPQESAGSPSDAAAKPHYLVINADESEPGTCKDIPLMMTTPHFLVEGAIIAAYAIRAHHAFIYVRGEVVPVLRRLQAAVAEAYQAGYLGENILGSGFDLELIVHAGAGAYICGEETALLDSLEGRRGQPRLRPPFPAVAGLYACPTVVNNVESIASVPPIVRGGVDWFKSMGSEKSPGFTLYSLSGHVTTPGQYEAPLGITLRELLEYAGGVRAGHELKFWTPGGSSTPLLTAEHLDVPLDYEGMASVGSMLGTKALQIFDETTCVVRAVRRWTQFYAHESCGKCTPCREGTYWLVQIYERLETGRGTAEDIGKLLDISDTLFGKSFCALGDGAASPVTSSIKHFRDDYEAHLDGGCPFDPYASMLVTPQEVTL, translated from the coding sequence ATGACACCCGCCACCCCGCTGACACCTGTACTGAGCCGGTTCTGGGACGACGAGCAGCCCTGGACGCTAGAGACCTACCGCCGGCACGAGGGGTATCAGGCGCTGGCCACAGCGCTGGCCATGCCGCCCGACGACGTGATCGCCCTGGTGAAGGAATCGGGCCTGCGCGGGCGCGGGGGCGCGGGATTCCCGACCGGTACCAAGTGGTCGTTCATCCCGCAGGAGTCGGCCGGGTCACCGTCGGATGCCGCAGCCAAACCGCACTATCTGGTGATCAACGCCGACGAGTCCGAACCCGGTACCTGCAAAGACATTCCGCTGATGATGACCACGCCACACTTCCTGGTGGAGGGTGCGATCATCGCGGCGTACGCGATCCGGGCCCACCACGCGTTCATCTATGTGCGCGGCGAGGTGGTGCCGGTGCTACGCCGACTGCAGGCCGCCGTCGCCGAGGCATACCAGGCCGGGTACCTGGGTGAGAACATCCTGGGCTCCGGCTTCGATCTCGAGTTGATCGTGCACGCCGGGGCCGGTGCCTATATCTGCGGCGAGGAGACCGCGCTGCTGGACTCCCTGGAGGGCCGTCGCGGCCAGCCCCGGTTGCGCCCACCTTTCCCGGCCGTCGCCGGGCTGTATGCATGCCCGACGGTGGTCAACAATGTCGAGTCCATCGCGTCCGTGCCGCCGATAGTGCGCGGCGGTGTGGACTGGTTCAAGTCGATGGGGTCGGAGAAGTCGCCCGGCTTCACGCTGTACTCCCTGTCGGGCCACGTCACCACACCGGGGCAGTACGAGGCACCGTTGGGCATCACCCTGCGGGAGCTGCTCGAGTACGCCGGTGGTGTCCGCGCCGGTCACGAGTTGAAGTTCTGGACACCTGGCGGTTCGTCCACACCGCTGCTGACCGCCGAGCACCTCGACGTGCCACTGGATTACGAGGGCATGGCCTCGGTGGGTTCGATGTTGGGCACCAAGGCGCTGCAGATTTTCGACGAGACCACCTGCGTGGTGCGGGCAGTGCGGCGTTGGACTCAGTTCTACGCCCACGAATCCTGCGGCAAGTGCACGCCGTGTCGAGAAGGCACGTACTGGCTGGTTCAGATCTATGAGCGGCTGGAGACCGGCAGGGGCACCGCCGAGGACATCGGCAAGCTGCTCGACATCTCCGACACCCTCTTCGGAAAGTCCTTCTGCGCGCTCGGCGACGGTGCCGCGTCCCCGGTCACGTCGTCGATCAAGCACTTCCGCGACGACTACGAGGCGCACCTGGATGGCGGCTGCCCGTTCGACCCGTACGCCTCGATGCTCGTCACACCACAGGAGGTCACCCTATGA
- a CDS encoding NADH-quinone oxidoreductase subunit G yields the protein MTASRQKLGQSGPDSPEFASARQEELVSLTIDDVAVSVPKGTLVIRAAELMGVQIPRFCDHPLLDPVGACRQCLVEVEGQRKPMASCTTTVTPDMVVRTQLTSPAADKAQHGVMELLLINHPLDCPVCDKGGECPLQNQAMSNGREESRFTDVKRTFPKPINLSSQVLLDRERCVLCARCTRFSNQIAGDPFIELLERGALQQVGIATGEAFDSYFSGNTVQICPVGALTGTAYRFRARPFDLVSSPSVCEHCASGCAQRTDHRRGTVLRRLAGDDPEVNEEWNCDKGRWAFTYPRVGDRILTPLVREDGELRAASWSEAITTAASGLAAADTQTGVLVGGRATVEDAYAYAKFARMVLGTNDIDMRARAHSAEESQFLAARVAGHAMEVTYADLEAAPMVVLAGFDPEEESPIVFLRLRKAARRRGLKVVAVAPFVSRGLAKIGAQLVMTVPGDEAAGLAGLELLPGAVILVGERLAGSPGALSAAARLADTSGARLAWIPRRAGERGAVETGCLPNLLPGGRPVRDAAARRQLAHAWNVSELPAAEGRDTSGILEAAAAGELAALLVGGVEPADLPDPALARVALENTPFVVSLELRNSEVTALADVVFPVAPVAEKSGAFADWEGRLRPFGAALSSNAASDRRVLQTLADELGVDLGLGSPDAALAELARLGLWDGAPVPTPEVQPVGAPAPDAGEAVLATWRMLLDDGRLQDGEPHLAGTARAPVVRMSSATAAEVGAAEGDLVTVSTGCGAISLPLVITDMPHRVVWVPANSPGSCVPEQLAVGPGTVVRIERGGVS from the coding sequence ATGACTGCGAGCAGACAGAAACTCGGTCAGTCAGGGCCCGATTCACCCGAGTTTGCGTCTGCTCGGCAGGAAGAACTGGTGTCGCTGACCATTGACGACGTAGCGGTGTCGGTTCCCAAGGGCACGTTGGTGATTCGCGCCGCGGAACTGATGGGTGTGCAGATCCCCCGCTTCTGCGACCACCCGCTCCTCGATCCGGTGGGCGCCTGCCGGCAATGCCTCGTCGAGGTCGAAGGCCAGCGCAAGCCCATGGCGTCGTGCACCACCACCGTCACCCCCGACATGGTGGTGCGCACCCAGCTGACCAGCCCCGCCGCCGACAAGGCCCAACACGGGGTGATGGAGCTGCTGCTGATCAACCATCCACTGGACTGCCCGGTCTGCGACAAGGGCGGGGAATGCCCACTGCAGAACCAGGCGATGTCCAACGGCCGGGAAGAGTCCCGCTTCACCGACGTCAAGCGCACCTTCCCGAAACCGATCAACCTGTCCTCGCAGGTGCTGCTGGACCGGGAGCGCTGCGTGCTGTGCGCCCGCTGCACCCGGTTCTCCAACCAGATCGCGGGCGACCCCTTCATCGAGCTGCTGGAACGCGGAGCCCTGCAGCAGGTCGGCATCGCCACCGGCGAGGCATTCGACAGCTACTTCTCCGGAAACACCGTGCAGATCTGCCCGGTCGGCGCCCTGACCGGCACGGCATATCGATTCCGCGCCCGCCCCTTCGATCTGGTGTCCAGCCCGAGTGTCTGCGAACACTGCGCCTCCGGATGCGCCCAACGCACCGATCACCGCCGCGGCACCGTGCTGCGCCGACTTGCCGGTGACGACCCGGAGGTCAACGAGGAGTGGAACTGCGACAAAGGCCGGTGGGCGTTCACCTATCCCCGGGTCGGCGACCGCATCCTCACCCCCCTGGTCCGGGAGGATGGCGAGTTGCGGGCGGCGTCATGGTCCGAGGCCATCACCACCGCCGCATCCGGGCTGGCTGCCGCCGACACGCAGACCGGGGTGCTCGTCGGTGGTCGCGCCACCGTCGAGGACGCCTACGCGTACGCGAAGTTCGCCCGAATGGTCCTCGGCACCAACGACATCGACATGCGCGCCCGCGCACATTCGGCCGAAGAGTCACAATTCCTGGCCGCCCGGGTGGCCGGGCACGCGATGGAAGTCACCTACGCCGATCTGGAAGCGGCCCCGATGGTGGTGCTCGCGGGTTTCGATCCGGAAGAGGAATCACCCATCGTGTTCCTCCGGTTGCGCAAGGCCGCCCGCCGCCGCGGTCTCAAGGTCGTCGCGGTGGCCCCCTTCGTCAGCCGCGGCCTGGCCAAGATCGGCGCTCAACTGGTGATGACCGTGCCGGGTGACGAAGCGGCTGGGCTGGCCGGACTCGAACTGCTACCGGGCGCAGTCATTCTCGTCGGGGAACGCCTGGCCGGCTCACCCGGCGCGCTGTCGGCCGCGGCACGCCTGGCCGACACCAGCGGTGCGCGCCTGGCCTGGATTCCGCGGCGTGCCGGTGAACGCGGCGCCGTGGAAACGGGTTGCCTGCCCAACCTGCTCCCCGGCGGCCGGCCCGTGCGCGACGCCGCTGCCCGCAGGCAGCTCGCGCACGCCTGGAACGTCAGTGAGCTGCCTGCCGCCGAAGGCCGGGACACCTCGGGCATCCTGGAGGCCGCTGCCGCCGGTGAGCTGGCCGCCCTGTTGGTCGGTGGCGTCGAGCCGGCCGACCTGCCGGACCCAGCGCTGGCCCGGGTCGCGCTCGAGAACACTCCCTTCGTCGTCAGTCTCGAGTTGCGCAACAGTGAGGTGACCGCGCTGGCCGATGTGGTGTTCCCGGTCGCGCCCGTGGCCGAGAAATCCGGCGCGTTCGCCGACTGGGAGGGACGGCTGCGGCCGTTCGGCGCCGCGTTGTCCAGCAACGCCGCCTCGGATCGGCGGGTGCTGCAGACATTGGCCGACGAGCTCGGTGTTGATCTCGGACTGGGTTCACCGGACGCTGCGCTGGCGGAGCTGGCCCGGCTCGGCTTGTGGGACGGAGCCCCGGTGCCGACACCTGAGGTGCAGCCGGTCGGCGCCCCCGCTCCCGACGCCGGCGAGGCCGTCCTGGCCACCTGGCGAATGTTGTTGGACGACGGTCGGTTACAGGATGGCGAGCCGCACCTGGCGGGTACCGCCAGAGCACCGGTGGTCCGGATGTCCTCGGCCACCGCCGCCGAGGTCGGCGCGGCGGAAGGCGATCTGGTGACCGTGAGCACCGGATGCGGCGCGATCAGTCTGCCGTTGGTGATCACCGACATGCCGCATCGGGTGGTATGGGTGCCGGCCAACTCCCCGGGCAGTTGCGTGCCCGAACAGCTCGCGGTGGGGCCCGGCACCGTCGTCCGCATCGAACGAGGGGGCGTGTCATGA
- the nuoH gene encoding NADH-quinone oxidoreductase subunit NuoH, which translates to MTYPDPQVFGHDPWWLILVKALGVFVFLLLTVLVAILVERKVLGRMQMRYGPNRVGPFGLLQSLADGVKLALKEGLTPAGVDKPIYLMAPVIAVIPAVMAFAVIPMGPTVSVFGHTTALQLTDLAVAVLYVLAVTSVGVYGIVLAGWASGSTYPLLGGLRSSAQVVSYEIAMALSFVAVFLYAGTMSTSGIVAAQAHTWFVVLLLPSFLVYVTAMVGETNRAPFDLPEAEGELVGGFHTEYSSLKFAMFMLAEYVNMTTVSALATTMFLGGWRAPWPISMIDGANSGWWPLIWFVAKVWGFLFLYMWLRATLPRLRYDQFMALGWKLLMPVSLAWIVTVAVTHTLRADGAPPWVTAVIYIAFLALVVAALSVWKTLRRKRFRDTAPPPAPPEPGGFPVPPLPGQLRSKEKTHA; encoded by the coding sequence ATGACCTATCCGGACCCACAGGTCTTCGGCCATGATCCGTGGTGGCTGATCCTCGTCAAGGCGCTCGGCGTCTTCGTGTTCCTGCTGCTGACAGTTCTGGTGGCGATCCTGGTCGAACGGAAAGTGCTGGGACGCATGCAGATGCGCTACGGCCCGAATCGGGTGGGGCCGTTCGGGTTGCTGCAGTCGCTGGCGGACGGGGTGAAGCTGGCGTTGAAGGAAGGGCTCACCCCGGCCGGGGTAGACAAACCGATCTACCTGATGGCACCGGTGATCGCGGTCATCCCGGCCGTCATGGCGTTCGCCGTCATCCCGATGGGGCCTACCGTCTCGGTGTTCGGTCACACCACTGCGCTGCAGCTGACCGACCTGGCCGTCGCGGTGCTCTACGTGCTGGCCGTCACGTCGGTCGGGGTATACGGAATCGTGTTGGCGGGCTGGGCTTCCGGATCCACCTATCCCCTACTGGGCGGCCTCAGGTCATCGGCACAGGTGGTGTCCTACGAGATCGCAATGGCGTTGTCGTTCGTCGCGGTGTTCCTGTATGCGGGCACCATGTCGACGTCAGGCATCGTGGCCGCCCAAGCTCACACCTGGTTCGTGGTGCTGTTGCTGCCCTCCTTCCTGGTGTACGTCACCGCGATGGTCGGCGAGACCAACCGTGCCCCGTTCGACCTGCCGGAGGCCGAGGGTGAACTGGTCGGCGGTTTCCACACCGAGTACTCGTCGTTGAAATTCGCGATGTTCATGCTGGCCGAATACGTCAATATGACGACGGTCTCTGCGCTGGCCACCACGATGTTCCTCGGCGGCTGGCGGGCACCCTGGCCGATCAGCATGATCGACGGCGCCAATTCCGGATGGTGGCCGCTGATCTGGTTCGTCGCCAAGGTGTGGGGCTTCCTGTTTCTCTACATGTGGCTGCGTGCCACCCTGCCGCGCCTGCGTTACGACCAGTTCATGGCGTTGGGCTGGAAGCTGCTGATGCCGGTGTCGCTGGCGTGGATCGTGACCGTCGCGGTCACCCACACCCTGCGCGCTGACGGTGCACCGCCGTGGGTCACGGCAGTCATCTACATCGCTTTCCTGGCGCTGGTCGTGGCCGCACTGTCGGTTTGGAAGACACTGCGACGTAAACGGTTCCGTGATACTGCCCCGCCGCCGGCCCCACCCGAACCGGGCGGCTTCCCGGTACCCCCGCTGCCCGGGCAGCTGCGCAGCAAGGAGAAGACCCATGCCTAG
- the nuoI gene encoding NADH-quinone oxidoreductase subunit NuoI yields the protein MPRVFGSLKGLAGFGVTFSTMFKKPMTEQYPEKKQATAPRYHGRHQLNRYADGLEKCIGCELCAWACPADAIYVEGADNTEAERFSPGERYGRVYQINYLRCIGCGLCIEACPTRALTMTNDYEMADDNRSDLIYGKDKLLAPLQPGMEPPPHAMAEGATDDDYYLGQVK from the coding sequence ATGCCTAGAGTTTTCGGTTCCCTCAAGGGCCTGGCCGGTTTCGGCGTGACGTTCTCGACGATGTTCAAGAAGCCGATGACCGAGCAGTATCCGGAGAAGAAGCAGGCCACCGCGCCGCGCTATCACGGCCGCCACCAGTTGAACCGTTACGCCGACGGGCTGGAGAAATGTATCGGCTGCGAACTGTGCGCCTGGGCGTGCCCCGCCGATGCGATCTACGTCGAGGGCGCCGACAACACCGAGGCGGAACGCTTTTCGCCGGGCGAACGGTACGGCCGGGTGTATCAGATCAACTATCTGCGCTGCATCGGCTGCGGCTTGTGTATCGAGGCCTGCCCCACGCGGGCGTTGACCATGACCAACGACTACGAGATGGCCGACGACAACCGCTCGGATCTGATCTACGGGAAAGACAAGCTGCTGGCGCCGCTGCAGCCGGGCATGGAACCGCCGCCGCACGCCATGGCCGAGGGCGCCACCGACGACGACTACTACCTGGGGCAGGTGAAGTGA
- a CDS encoding NADH-quinone oxidoreductase subunit J, with translation MTTQTLLLAQAFTHTSTSEAVAFWILGAVALAGAVGVVAAPRAVYSAIFLAATMIALAMLYVAQDALFLGVVQVVVYTGAVMMLFLFVLMLVGVDSSESMVETIRGQRIAALVAGVGFGILLIAGIGAVATSLTGGGFAGLAEANAGGNVQGLAALIFTKYLWAFEVTSALLITAALGAMVLAHRERFERRKSQRELAVERFRPGGHPTTLPSSGVYARHNAVDMAARLPDGSEAVLSVSEILIPRSIDDETDGSSPPTGRNGYR, from the coding sequence GTGACCACCCAGACGCTGCTGTTGGCGCAGGCGTTCACGCACACCTCGACCAGTGAGGCGGTCGCGTTCTGGATCCTGGGCGCCGTGGCGCTCGCCGGCGCCGTCGGGGTGGTGGCCGCACCCAGGGCGGTCTATTCGGCGATCTTCCTGGCTGCCACCATGATCGCGCTGGCCATGCTGTACGTCGCGCAGGACGCACTGTTCCTCGGCGTGGTTCAGGTCGTGGTCTACACCGGCGCGGTGATGATGCTCTTCCTATTCGTCCTGATGCTGGTCGGCGTCGACTCCTCGGAATCGATGGTGGAAACAATTCGGGGCCAGCGCATCGCAGCACTCGTCGCCGGGGTCGGCTTCGGGATCCTGCTCATCGCCGGCATCGGCGCGGTAGCCACCTCACTGACCGGCGGCGGCTTCGCCGGCCTGGCCGAGGCCAATGCCGGCGGAAACGTGCAGGGCCTGGCGGCACTGATCTTCACCAAGTACCTGTGGGCATTCGAAGTCACCAGTGCCTTGCTGATCACCGCGGCGCTGGGAGCGATGGTGCTGGCGCATCGGGAACGCTTCGAACGCCGCAAGTCCCAACGAGAACTCGCGGTGGAACGGTTCCGGCCCGGTGGCCACCCCACCACACTGCCCAGCTCCGGCGTCTATGCGCGGCACAACGCGGTGGACATGGCCGCCCGGTTGCCGGACGGGTCCGAGGCAGTGCTGTCGGTCAGCGAGATTCTCATCCCGCGATCGATCGACGACGAGACCGACGGCAGTTCGCCGCCGACGGGGAGGAACGGGTACCGATGA
- the nuoK gene encoding NADH-quinone oxidoreductase subunit NuoK yields MNPDNYLYLSALLFTIGASGVLLRRNAIVMFMCVELMLNACNLAFVTFSRMHGHLDGQVVAFFTMVVAACEVVVGLAIIMTIYRTRQSANVDDANLLRH; encoded by the coding sequence ATGAACCCCGACAACTACCTGTATCTGTCTGCGTTGCTGTTCACCATCGGGGCGTCGGGAGTGTTGTTGCGTCGCAACGCGATCGTGATGTTCATGTGTGTGGAGCTCATGCTCAACGCCTGCAACCTCGCGTTCGTGACGTTCTCCCGGATGCACGGTCATCTCGACGGCCAGGTCGTCGCCTTCTTCACCATGGTGGTCGCTGCGTGCGAGGTGGTGGTGGGCCTGGCGATCATCATGACGATCTACCGCACCCGGCAATCCGCCAATGTCGACGACGCCAATCTGCTGAGGCATTAG
- the nuoL gene encoding NADH-quinone oxidoreductase subunit L codes for MWLIALPLAGAAILLLGGRATDAWGHLLGCATIAAAFVWGVVQFVDLLGRAPEDRVIDQRLFSWVPVAELHVDFGLQLDALSVCFVLLITGVGLLIHLYSIGYMAHDPDRRRFFAYLNLFVAAMLLLVLADNYLGLYVGWEGVGLASYLLIGFWSHKPSAATAAKKAFVVNRVGDIGLAVALMVMFADAGTLSYAGVFAAAPELSSGTVTAIGLLLLLAACGKSAQVPLQSWLGDAMEGPTPVSALIHAATMVTAGVYLIVRSGPVFNLAPVAQTAVVTVGAVTLLFGAIIGCAKDDIKKALAASTMSQIGYMVLAAGLGPAGYAIAIMHLLAHGFFKAGLFLGAGSVMHGMNDETDMRRYGGLRKLMPVTFATFGLGYLAIIGVPPFAGFFSKDAIIETAFAAGGLKGLILGGAALLGAGITAFYMTRVMILTFFGERRFTPDTHPHESPAVMAWPMIILAVGSIGAGGALAIGGTLTHWLEPVVGTHETHHVIPAWAMTVITLAVVAVGVGIAYRSYATRRVPDIAPADVSALTVAARADLYGDAFNEGAFMRPGRQLTEDLVIIDEKGVDGVASGLAAAVAGASRRMRTMQTGFARSYALSMLAGTALVLGAVLIVRVW; via the coding sequence ATCTGGTTGATCGCACTGCCTTTGGCGGGTGCGGCCATACTGCTGCTGGGCGGGCGCGCCACCGATGCGTGGGGTCACCTGCTGGGCTGCGCCACCATAGCCGCCGCATTCGTCTGGGGTGTGGTGCAGTTCGTCGACCTGCTGGGCCGTGCGCCCGAGGACCGGGTGATCGACCAGCGGCTGTTCTCCTGGGTGCCGGTCGCCGAGCTGCACGTGGACTTCGGCCTGCAACTCGACGCGCTGTCGGTCTGCTTTGTCCTGCTGATCACCGGGGTTGGGCTGCTGATCCACCTGTACTCCATCGGCTACATGGCCCACGACCCCGACCGCAGAAGATTTTTCGCCTATCTGAACCTCTTCGTGGCCGCGATGCTGTTACTGGTGCTGGCCGACAACTACCTCGGCCTCTACGTCGGCTGGGAAGGCGTGGGCCTGGCGTCGTATCTGCTGATCGGGTTCTGGTCGCACAAACCGTCAGCGGCCACCGCGGCCAAGAAGGCGTTCGTCGTCAACCGCGTCGGTGACATCGGGCTGGCGGTCGCGCTGATGGTGATGTTCGCCGACGCCGGAACGCTGTCCTATGCCGGGGTGTTCGCCGCGGCGCCGGAACTGTCTTCGGGGACTGTGACCGCTATCGGGCTGCTGCTGCTGTTGGCGGCGTGCGGCAAGAGCGCCCAGGTCCCGCTGCAGTCCTGGCTCGGCGACGCGATGGAAGGCCCCACCCCGGTCAGCGCACTGATCCACGCCGCCACCATGGTCACCGCCGGGGTGTACCTGATCGTGCGCTCAGGGCCGGTGTTCAACCTCGCTCCGGTGGCGCAGACGGCGGTGGTGACCGTCGGTGCCGTGACCCTGCTGTTCGGGGCGATCATCGGCTGCGCCAAGGACGACATCAAGAAAGCCCTGGCAGCGTCGACCATGAGCCAGATCGGATACATGGTGCTCGCCGCCGGCCTCGGGCCGGCGGGGTACGCCATCGCGATCATGCATCTGCTGGCGCACGGTTTCTTCAAGGCCGGGCTGTTCCTGGGCGCGGGATCGGTGATGCACGGGATGAACGACGAAACCGATATGCGCCGCTACGGCGGACTGCGCAAGCTCATGCCCGTCACGTTCGCCACCTTCGGCCTCGGCTACCTGGCGATCATCGGGGTGCCGCCGTTCGCCGGATTCTTCTCCAAAGACGCGATCATCGAAACCGCCTTCGCCGCAGGCGGTCTCAAAGGACTGATCCTCGGCGGGGCAGCGTTGCTCGGTGCCGGCATCACCGCCTTCTACATGACCCGGGTGATGATCCTGACGTTCTTCGGCGAAAGGCGCTTCACCCCGGACACCCATCCGCACGAATCCCCGGCCGTCATGGCCTGGCCGATGATCATCCTGGCCGTCGGCTCGATCGGGGCCGGTGGCGCGTTGGCCATCGGCGGCACCCTCACCCACTGGCTAGAACCGGTGGTCGGCACCCACGAGACCCACCACGTCATACCGGCGTGGGCGATGACGGTCATCACCCTGGCAGTCGTCGCGGTCGGTGTCGGCATCGCTTATCGCAGCTACGCCACCCGCCGGGTGCCCGACATCGCGCCGGCCGACGTGTCCGCCCTCACGGTGGCCGCCAGAGCCGACCTCTACGGCGACGCATTCAACGAGGGCGCGTTCATGCGCCCCGGCCGCCAACTGACCGAGGACTTGGTGATCATCGACGAGAAGGGGGTCGACGGGGTGGCCAGCGGACTGGCCGCGGCGGTGGCCGGGGCATCGCGACGAATGCGCACCATGCAAACCGGGTTCGCCCGCTCCTACGCGCTGTCGATGCTGGCAGGCACGGCACTGGTCCTGGGCGCCGTTCTCATCGTGAGGGTGTGGTGA